The window GCCTTAAAACCAAAGACACCTGCAAGGCCAATAGTAGGGCTGTCGTGTTGAATAAGTTTCAGGGTTTTTTTCATGCCTTCGGTGATCCAGATAGGCTTATGTGGCTTGTCTGCAATATCCCATATAAAAGGCAGTATATAAGGATAGGCTGCCGTGTCTTTAGGGTGCAGGTATTTCTTGCCTTCAATAGACGGATAAGGTTTAAACTCGTAAAACATAGCCTTACCTTCCTTGTCATGGTATGGAAACTCAACCAGGATAAAAGTTTTCAATATTGGATTTCCGGCAATGCTCGAAAAGCCAAGCCTGCCTTTAAGTTCTTCGGTATTGCCTGAGAATATCCTGACACCTGCCTTCTCAAGTGTTTCCGGTGATAAGCCGGACGCCTGGACGTCCTCAAGTGCCATTTTTACAAGTCCATTTGTAACTGGATCATAATTATTTAAGAAAAATGAATAGTCCTTCGTCATGGCTGCTTACCTGTCGTTATGGCTATCAATGGTCATAACCGGATTCTGATAAAGCCATGATTCTAAATCCTCAATACGATATAGGATTTTCCGGCCTCCGCCGACACGAAAAAATTTTGCACCTTGTTTTTTTGAGCGTAAATTAGCAAGTGTCCCTTTGCTTAGTCCATACTGTTCGCTAACCTCTTCCGGGGTTAATGCTTTCTTTGAATTTAATTCTCTGAGTCTGCTCATCGTGTTACCTCCTGTATGATTTATTTATTTCATATAGGAAGTATAAATATAACTACGTCTATGAGTCTATCCCGATTTAGGGAGGGCTTATGCGGGAGTTCTGCTGAAAATAAGCGGTTTACTTGGTATTGACTTTAGATATTAAAATACAAGCCTTTTTGTATGCTCGATCATGCTTTTTATATGATGATTTAAAGATGTCATCATCCCAGGATTCCTTTCCGGTATTGTTTTGGGCGAGGTCTGAAAGGGTTTTGTGGTTTTTTTCTATTGCGTCATATACATCCCAATGGTTTAAGATAGGATCGGTTTGTCTTTCTT is drawn from Pseudomonadota bacterium and contains these coding sequences:
- a CDS encoding helix-turn-helix domain-containing protein codes for the protein MSRLRELNSKKALTPEEVSEQYGLSKGTLANLRSKKQGAKFFRVGGGRKILYRIEDLESWLYQNPVMTIDSHNDR